Proteins found in one Pyrus communis chromosome 15, drPyrComm1.1, whole genome shotgun sequence genomic segment:
- the LOC137717902 gene encoding major strawberry allergen Fra a 1-3-like, translating into MGVFTYEFEFTSVIPPARLYNAFVLDADNLIPKIAPQAVKSTEILEGDGGVGTIKKINFGEGSTYSYVKHRIDGVDKDNFVYKYSVIEGDAITETIEKISYETKLVASGSGSVIKSISHYHTKGDVEIKEEHVKAGKEKASHLFKLIENYLLENQDSYN; encoded by the coding sequence ATGGGTGTTTTCACATACGAATTCGAGTTCACCTCCGTCATCCCCCCTGCTAGGTTGTACAATGCTTTTGTTCTTGATGCTGACAACCTCATCCCCAAGATTGCACCACAGGCAGTGAAGAGCACTGAGATCCTTGAAGGAGATGGCGGAGTTGGAACCATTAAGAAGATCAACTTTGGTGAAGGTAGCACATACAGCTATGTGAAGCACAGAATTGATGGGGTTGACAAGGACAACTTTGTTTACAAGTACAGTGTGATCGAAGGAGATGCTATCACTGAGACAATTGAGAAGATCTCTTATGAGACCAAGTTGGTGGCTTCCGGCAGCGGTTCTGTTATCAAGAGCATAAGCCACTACCACACAAAAGGTGACGTTGAGATCAAGGAAGAGCATGTTAAGGCTGGCAAAGAGAAGGCTTCCCACCTCTTCAAGTTGATTGAGAACTACCTCTTGGAGAACCAAGACTCCTACAACTAA
- the LOC137717770 gene encoding major strawberry allergen Fra a 1-3-like: MGVFTYESEFTSAIPPARLFNAFVLDADNLIPKIAPQAVKSTEILEGDGGVGTIKKINFGEGSTYSYVKHRIDGVDKDNFVYKYSVIEGDAISETIEKISYETKLVASSSGSVIKSTSHYHTKGDIEIKEEHVKAGKEKASHLFKLIENYLLEHQDAYN, from the coding sequence ATGGGTGTATTCACATACGAATCTGAGTTCACCTCCGCCATTCCTCCTGCTAGGTTGTTCAATGCCTTTGTTCTTGATGCTGACAACCTCATCCCCAAGATTGCACCACAAGCAGTGAAGAGCACTGAGATCCTTGAAGGAGATGGCGGAGTTGGAACCATTAAGAAGATCAACTTCGGTGAAGGTAGCACATACAGCTATGTGAAGCACAGAATTGATGGGGTTGACAAGGACAACTTTGTCTACAAGTATAGTGTGATTGAAGGAGATGCTATCTCTGAGACGATTGAGAAGATCTCTTATGAGACTAAGTTGGTTGCTTCCAGCAGCGGTTCTGTCATCAAGAGCACTAGCCACTACCACACCAAAGGTGACATTGAGATCAAGGAAGAGCATGTTAAGGCTGGTAAAGAGAAGGCCTCCCACCTCTTCAAGTTGATTGAGAACTACCTCTTGGAGCACCAAGATGCCTACAACTAA